CTAGGTGGGTTGGTCAGGTCAACCCGTCCAAACcgaagtaatatatatatattttacatttttgtagtttttttctcttttaaatactagtactaatagtgtgaagtttatctttttaagtttaaaacaatatttttaatttatagtaaaaaaataaaacaaaacttaattaatttatatatttatttaaaaaaatttcttatatattaattgacaatatattaataattgcatcaatattaaaaatattaaacaaactaacaaacatatatcattaaaatgaaaaagaaaattaatatagtCAAAAGTCCaattacaaatataaatttaatatatttatttaaatgtattaaaaataataagttcTTAATTGGGCGTGTTGATTATTATTTTCAACCTGCCCAATATAataattgggcggtttaaattttggtcggtttattcgagTTACGTTTTTTAGCAATTTTTTCGGATTAGTTTGGACGGTTTATTCGAGTTGAGTAggttgtaaaaatttctgcatagccataatatttattattatgaataataataataatttgtgcACATAAATTTTGTACTGAATTTTTAAACGTATATATTTTTGAACTAATATAGAGTTATGAATAGATGGTTTTTGATTATTACCGGTTTTATTTTGACAAAATGtccatatttatttaaaacacaTTGAGAAAATCAAACAATCTTGAAATTCCAATTCTCCAGGCATGCACGTCACCCAATTGGTTCATCAACCCACCACTCTCACGTGTCACACCACCCCATTCTCATTTCTTTCAACACTGAAATGATTTCACACATTTGACGATTTTACCCTTCTCCACCAAACCACTGTACGTCACTGCTTCTACTTACAACCATACCATTCTCGTCATTTCCTTTATTCTCTTTAGGGAATTCAAGCAACCACCCGTGGCCGTGCTTGTAGACGAACAATCTGGAATCTTTTCGCAGCATATACCTATTTCCATAATTTGCTttctataaattaaaaatatttatttacaacTTTTTACACAGTGGTCCCCACATTCTCTATTCTCTTCCATAAAATGGCTCGCCGTCATCAGACctgaaccaaaaaaaaaaacataataaagaaAACGAAAATGGTCATcgcaatttttttttgaaatagtaGCCAAGTTTGTTTTGTTCTGTATTCTATTCAATCAATATATAAGAGTTGGGGATGGGTGCGTAGGATTAAGTGTGTGACACTGGTTTAGGCGGCACACGATAGCCTCGACCAACAAAAACTCCACCATCGTCGTTTCCCGGTGATGCTCGCTGTACTCTGCTCTCGTTCCAAGCCTAGGATCCTCAGCGCTTTCCTCTCATCTTTCTCGCACGGCTCCGCTGTTCACCACCATCACACCTATAACAACTACCAGTACGCCCGCTTCGTTCATGGTCCGGGTACCGGCTCCGGTCCCGGTCCTGTTCAGTTCGCTGACTTAGGGGTTGGTCACGCGCGCCATGACCACCGGCGTCGGCACCACTCCAGTGCCTGCCAGCTCGGCGCATCTTGTGGCGGAGCTGCTTCCATCTGGCACGCCATCCTGCCGTCTGCCGGTGGTCGAAGGTTCGATAGACGCCGCCCCGCGATTCACTTCGACCTGAGGGGCGAGGGCTCTTGGAACGCCGCGCTCGACGCGCGGCCCGCGCGCTGGCTCCACCGTGCCGACTCGGCTTGGCTTCTCTTCGGTGTCTGCGCTTGCCTCGCTCCCGTCGTCGATTGCTGCACCGACGCGAGCGCCGAACCGCCTGCTTCGGAACAGAAGATTGTCGTTTCTGATGAGAACATCGATAGCTCCGCCGATTACAGGGTTACAggtatatttttaaaattatattagtaTAATCGTCTGCTACGTCTATACGTATATGTATATCTGGTAAGCCTATATGTATATACGCACTCCTATACTCATATTCGTGTAGCTATAATACATATTATATATGTGGTGTTTTGTTCATTTTTTCCCCTCTTTCTTTCTGATTTTTATATTTCTCGGAATCTTTTTGATTTAGTTGTACGGTTATATGCTTAGTAGCTAATTAGTGATCATTATCTGTTTGATAAAATTACTGATGCATTTTGATCTTGATAATGTTGAACGTTACTTACTACAATGAATTAAGATATCAACTTTTTAAATCGGACCCGCGTGTTGTGTATGGTATGTGGAACTTTGTGTTTGCCTTAATCCTTATACGATAAATGCATGTAGTTGTACTGCTGGAAATTTAGAACTCTCTGTCAGTGTTTTTTATATCTTTGCTCTTTT
This genomic interval from Humulus lupulus chromosome 8, drHumLupu1.1, whole genome shotgun sequence contains the following:
- the LOC133797824 gene encoding uncharacterized protein LOC133797824, with amino-acid sequence MLAVLCSRSKPRILSAFLSSFSHGSAVHHHHTYNNYQYARFVHGPGTGSGPGPVQFADLGVGHARHDHRRRHHSSACQLGASCGGAASIWHAILPSAGGRRFDRRRPAIHFDLRGEGSWNAALDARPARWLHRADSAWLLFGVCACLAPVVDCCTDASAEPPASEQKIVVSDENIDSSADYRVTGVLADGRCLFRAIAHVACLRNGEEAPDEIRQRELADELRAQVVNELLKRREESEWFIEGDFDAYVKNIQQPYVWGGEPELLMASHVLKTPIWVFMIDRNNGRLANIAKYGEEYVKNEENPINVLFHGYGHYDILETPLDKSCQKPSMLQV